The nucleotide sequence CTGCCCTTGATGCGCAAGACCGGCGGCGGCTCGATCGTCATGATGTCCTCGCTCGCAGGCCTGCGTGGTTCGCCCGGTCTGTCAGCCTATTCGCTGACCAAAGGCGGCGTGCGGCTGTTCGCCAAATCGATCGCGATGGAATGTGCCGCAGCAGGCGACGGTATTCGCGTCAACTCGGTCCACCCCGGCATCATCGACACGCCGATCTGGGGCAAGATCCCGACCGGGGCGACCGGCGCCGGCCAGAACGCACCGATCGATCCCGAGGAGCGCGCCAAAGTCGTGACGCCGCTCGCCCGCGCCGGCCAGGCTTCGGAGATCGCCAGCGGGGTGCTGTATCTGGCCTCTGATGCCTCGCGCTATGTCACCGGCAGCGAGCTCGTCATCGACGGCGGCATGAACGCGGGTGGCGTGCCGCGTCGGGCGTAGTCGACGCAGGGCAGGGTGGCGGGACGAGGGGCTGACGCTGGCGCGTCCCCCCTGTACAAGGCCGGGAGCCGATCAAACGAGGTTTCTCTCTGCCATGGCGCACAGCCTGTCTCACGCCGCTTCATCCGCGTCCGCAACCGCTTCAGTGGGGTCGAACCGGCCGGATCTCGCCACCGACGCCATTCGCACGGCGCGCGAGGATCTCGCCGCCTGTTTTCGGATGGCGGCGCGCAACGGCTTTGAGGAAGGCATCTGCAACCACTTTTCCGCCGTGGTGCCCGGTCATGACGATCTCTTCCTGGTCAACCCGTACGGCTACGCCTTCCGCGAGCTGACGGCGTCAAAACTGCTGATCTGCGACTTCCACGGCCACGTGCTCGATGGCGAGGGCGTGCCCGAGGCGACCGCCTTCTACATCCACGCCGAGATGCACAGGCGCCTGCCGCGCGCCAAGGTCGCCTTCCACACCCACATGCCCTACGCCACGGCGCTGTCGATGACCGAAGGCGATCCGCTGATTTGGGCCGGCCAGACCGCGCTGAAGTTCTACGGCCGCACCGCAGTAGACCGCGACTATAACGGCCTCGCGCTCGACAACCGCGAGGGCGCGCGCATCGCCTCAAGCGTCGGCGATGCCGACATCGTCTTCATGAAGCATCATGGTGTGATGGTGCTGGCCCCGACCATCGCGGAGGCCTGGGACGATCTCTATTATCTCGAACGCGCCGCCGAGGTGCAGGTGCTGGCGATGTCGACCGGGCGCAAGGTGCTGCCGGTCGACCCCGCGATCGCGGCCGAAACCTACAGGCAGATGCGCGAGGGTGATTCCGAATCCGCGCGGCTGCATCTCGCGGCGATCCGCCGGCAGCTGGATGCCGAGGAGCCGCAGTACAGGCACTGAGGCGGCTTACGACCCCTGCCGCAGCTTCGCCAGCACCTTCAGCCCGCCATAGCCATCCGCCGGCGTGATGCCGGCGCGTTGCTGGAAATCCTTGATCGCCTTCATGGTGTCGTTGCCGACGCGGCCGTCGGTGCCGCCGGTGTCGAAGCCGGCCTTGGTCAGCCGCGTCTGCATCTCCTGCACCTCGGCAAGCGTCAGCGCGCGTTCGGAGCCGGGGAAGGGCTGGATGAAGGGCGGCGCGCCGAGGCAGCGGTCGCCGAGATGGCAGATCGCCAGCGCATAGTTCATCGAGGGATTGTAGCTTTTCACCGAGTAGAAATTCGGTCCGAGCAGGAAGGTCGGCCCGCCCGCGACCGGCGTCCACATCTGCGCGGAGGCATTCGGCTGCGGGAATGGCTGACCGTCGGCACGGCTGACGCCGGCCGCCTGCCAGGCCGCATAGCTCTTGCTGCCACTCATGTTGCCGGCGGCGCGCACCTCGTAGCCCC is from Bradyrhizobium xenonodulans and encodes:
- a CDS encoding SDR family NAD(P)-dependent oxidoreductase, with the protein product MAGQVEGKVALVTGGASGIGEAIVELFAREGATVVITDIDELRGPELAKRVTKAGGKAIFLEQDVTSEERWIEIVADVAKRYGRLDIMVSNAGIGIAVPSIVDMTLADWRKQNAINLDGVFLSVKHCLPLMRKTGGGSIVMMSSLAGLRGSPGLSAYSLTKGGVRLFAKSIAMECAAAGDGIRVNSVHPGIIDTPIWGKIPTGATGAGQNAPIDPEERAKVVTPLARAGQASEIASGVLYLASDASRYVTGSELVIDGGMNAGGVPRRA
- a CDS encoding aldolase — protein: MAHSLSHAASSASATASVGSNRPDLATDAIRTAREDLAACFRMAARNGFEEGICNHFSAVVPGHDDLFLVNPYGYAFRELTASKLLICDFHGHVLDGEGVPEATAFYIHAEMHRRLPRAKVAFHTHMPYATALSMTEGDPLIWAGQTALKFYGRTAVDRDYNGLALDNREGARIASSVGDADIVFMKHHGVMVLAPTIAEAWDDLYYLERAAEVQVLAMSTGRKVLPVDPAIAAETYRQMREGDSESARLHLAAIRRQLDAEEPQYRH